Proteins co-encoded in one Nicotiana sylvestris chromosome 7, ASM39365v2, whole genome shotgun sequence genomic window:
- the LOC104243879 gene encoding protein STABILIZED1-like: protein MVFINLPDNKTLSLDINPSISSLQNLNLKIHENFHIPITQQFLFLSCRRLLNTDVRLSDLGIFPNSTLTLHVPLLGGMQAPAAPKARLDFLNTRPPPNYVAGLGRGATGFTTRSDIGPARAAPDLPDRSAAAVGGAAPAAGGVGRGRGKGGAGEEEEEDDNEEKGYDENQKFDEFEGNDVGLFASAEYDEDDKEADAIWEAIDQRMDSRRKDRREARLKEEIEKYRASNPKITEQFADLKRKLYTLSSDEWDSIPEIGDYSLRNKKKRFESFVPVPDTLLEKARQEKEHVSALDPRSRIVGGMETPSAQTPVADLTAVGEGRGTVLSVRLDRILDSVTGQTVVDPKGYLTDLKSMKITSDAEISDIKKARLLLKSVTQTNPKHPPGWIAAARLEEVAGKMQVARQLIKKGCEECPKNEDVWLEACRLASPLEAKAVIAQGVKANPNSVKLWMQASKLEEDTANKSRVLRKGLEHIPDSVRLWKAVVELANEEDARLLLQRAVECCPLHVELWLALAKLETYESAKKVLNKAREKLPKEPAIWITAARLEEANGNTASVGKIIERAIRALQREGLEIDREAWMKEAEGCERAGSLGTCQAIINNTVGIGVEEEDRKRTWVADAEECKKRGSIETAKYIYSHALTVFRTKKSIWLKAAQLEKSHGTRESLDALLRKAVTYIPKAEVLWLMGAKEKWLAGDVPAARAILEEAFAAIPDSEEIWLAAFKLEFENRETERARKLLAKARERGGLERVWMKSAIVERELGNVDEERRLLDDALRRFPSFFKLWLMLGQLEERLGNSDKAKDAYESGIKNCPNCIPLWLSLASLEEKMNGLSKARAVLTMARKKNPQSPELWLAAVRAEARHGYKREADVLMAKALQECPNSGILWAASIEMAPRPQRKTKSSDALKKCDHDPHVIVAVAKLFWQERKVDKARNWFNRAVTLAPDIGDFWALYLKFEQQHGTEEQRNDVLKRCVAAEPKHGGKWQATAKAVENSHEPTESILKKVVATLKKEENLAENNNN, encoded by the coding sequence ATGGTTTTTATCAATCTTCCTGATAACAAAACCCTATCCCTAGACATTAATCCTAGTATAAGTTCGCTCCAAAACCTAAACCTAAAAATTCATGAAAATTTCCACATCCCAATCACCCaacagtttctttttctttcctgtCGGCGGTTACTCAACACCGACGTACGGTTATCCGATCTAGGAATTTTCCCTAATTCGACTCTAACCCTACACGTTCCTCTACTCGGAGGTATGCAAGCACCAGCGGCACCGAAAGCGCGACTCGATTTCCTAAACACAAGGCCTCCTCCGAATTATGTTGCTGGATTGGGCCGTGGTGCTACGGGTTTCACTACCCGTTCTGATATTGGGCCTGCCCGTGCTGCCCCTGACCTCCCAGATCGTTCAGCTGCTGCTGTTGGCGGCGCTGCACCAGCAGCTGGCGGCGTTGGCCGTGGCCGTGGCAAGGGTGGTGcgggagaggaagaagaagaggatgatAATGAGGAAAAGGGGTATGATGAGAACCAGAAATTCGACGAATTTGAAGGTAATGATGTAGGGTTATTTGCTTCTGCTGAGTATGATGAAGATGATAAAGAAGCTGATGCTATTTGGGAAGCTATTGATCAGAGAATGGATTCAAGGAGGAAAGATAGAAGAGAAGCTAGGTTAAAGGAAGAAATTGAGAAGTATCGAGCGTCTAACCCGAAGATCACGGAACAGTTTGCTGATTTGAAGAGGAAACTGTATACATTGTCGAGTGATGAGTGGGATAGTATACCTGAAATCGGGGATTATTCATTACGAAACAAGAAAAAGAGGTTTGAGAGTTTTGTGCCTGTTCCGGATACCCTTCTGGAGAAGGCTAGGCAGGAGAAAGAACATGTAAGTGCATTGGATCCAAGGAGCAGGATAGTTGGTGGCATGGAGACACCTTCAGCGCAAACGCCCGTCGCTGATTTGACTGCTGTGGGTGAAGGGAGAGGAACCGTGTTGTCGGTGAGGTTGGATAGGATTTTGGACTCGGTTACTGGACAAACTGTGGTGGATCCTAAGGGATACTTGACTGATTTGAAGAGCATGAAGATTACTAGTGATGCTGAGATTTCGGATATAAAGAAGGCTAGGTTGTTGCTTAAGTCGGTTACTCAGACAAATCCGAAGCATCCTCCTGGTTGGATAGCAGCTGCTAGACTGGAGGAGGTTGCGGGGAAGATGCAGGTAGCGAGGCAGTTGATAAAGAAAGGTTGTGAAGAGTGTCCTAAGAATGAGGATGTTTGGTTGGAGGCGTGCCGTTTGGCGAGCCCCCTTGAGGCTAAGGCAGTGATTGCTCAAGGTGTTAAAGCAAATCCTAATTCAGTGAAATTGTGGATGCAGGCCTCAAAGTTGGAGGAAGATACAGCAAATAAGAGCCGTGTTTTGAGGAAAGGTCTAGAGCATATCCCTGATTCGGTGAGGTTGTGGAAAGCTGTTGTGGAGTTGGCTAATGAGGAAGATGCTAGACTTTTGCTTCAGAGGGCCGTAGAATGCTGTCCATTGCATGTGGAGCTGTGGCTTGCTCTTGCTAAGTTGGAAACTTATGAAAGCGCAAAGAAGGTACTTAACAAAGCTAGAGAAAAGCTTCCTAAAGAGCCTGCCATCTGGATCACTGCAGCTAGGCTGGAAGAAGCCAATGGGAACACTGCTTCTGTTGGGAAAATTATTGAAAGGGCAATCCGGGCTTTGCAAAGAGAAGGTTTGGAGATTGACAGGGAGGCTTGGATGAAGGAGGCTGAAGGATGCGAAAGAGCTGGTTCCCTTGGGACTTGCCAGGCAATAATAAATAACACTGTTGGGATTGGTGTTGAGGAAGAAGATAGGAAGAGAACCTGGGTTGCTGATGCTGAGGAGTGCAAGAAACGGGGTTCGATTGAAACAGCAAAATACATTTATTCACATGCTCTTACTGTATTTAGAACTAAGAAAAGCATCTGGCTTAAAGCAGCACAGCTCGAGAAAAGCCATGGCACCAGGGAGTCACTTGATGCACTGCTTCGAAAAGCAGTGACCTACATTCCAAAGGCCGAAGTTCTATGGTTGATGGGTGCCAAGGAGAAGTGGCTTGCTGGTGATGTTCCTGCAGCTCGAGCAATTCTGGAGGAAGCATTCGCTGCAATTCCTGATTCTGAGGAGATATGGCTTGCTGCTTTCAAGCTCGAGTTTGAGAACCGTGAGACAGAGAGGGCAAGGAAGCTTCTTGCTAAGGCACGTGAAAGGGGAGGCTTGGAACGGGTCTGGATGAAGTCGGCCATTGTGGAGAGAGAGCTTGGAAATGTGGATGAGGAGAGGAGATTGCTGGATGACGCATTGAGGCGCTTCCCctcatttttcaaactttggtTGATGTTGGGACAGTTGGAAGAGAGACTTGGTAATTCTGACAAGGCAAAGGATGCCTATGAGTCTGGCATTAAGAATTGTCCCAATTGTATACCCCTTTGGCTGTCCCTTGCGTCGCTAGAGGAGAAGATGAATGGGCTGAGCAAAGCTCGAGCAGTTCTTACTATGGCCAGGAAGAAGAATCCTCAGAGCCCTGAGCTATGGCTTGCAGCTGTGCGGGCTGAAGCTAGGCATGGATACAAAAGGGAAGCTGATGTTCTGATGGCTAAAGCATTGCAGGAGTGCCCCAATAGCGGCATTCTATGGGCTGCTTCAATTGAGATGGCACCTCGTCCTCAGAGAAAAACCAAAAGTTCTGATGCTTTAAAGAAGTGTGATCATGATCCACATGTTATTGTTGCTGTGGCTAAGCTGTTTTGGCAGGAGAGGAAAGTAGACAAAGCAAGAAATTGGTTCAACAGGGCAGTGACCCTTGCACCAGATATTGGTGATTTCTGGGCATTGTACTTAAAATTCGAACAGCAGCACGGAACAGAGGAGCAGAGGAATGATGTGTTGAAGAGGTGCGTCGCCGCAGAGCCAAAGCATGGGGGAAAATGGCAAGCTACAGCCAAGGCCGTAGAGAACTCTCATGAACCAACAGAAAGCATTTTGAAGAAGGTGGTAGCCACATTAAAGAAGGAGGAGAATTTGGCTGAAAATAACAACAACTAA
- the LOC104243880 gene encoding protochlorophyllide reductase, chloroplastic-like translates to MALQAASLLPSAFSIHKEGKSCATLKDSSLFGVALSYNQKSKFIPPAAWNKELTKKIAAVPIRAQIAATTPAVNQSTSEQKKTLRKGNVIITGASSGLGLATAKAIGETGEWHVIMACRDFLKAEKAAKSVGIPKENYTVMHLDLASLESVRQFVDTFRRSGRPLDALVCNAAVYLPTAKEPTFTADGFELSVGTNHLGHFLLSRLLLDDLKQSDYPQKRLIIVGSITGNTNTLAGNVPPKANLGDLRGLSGGLNSLNCSPMIDGGEFDGAKAYKDSKVCNMLTMQEFHRRFHEETGIAFASLYPGCIAETGLFRNHIPLFRALFPPFQKYITKGYVSEAEAGKRLAQVVRDPSLSKSGVYWSWNNTSSSFENQLSKEASDAEKARKLWEVSEKLVGLA, encoded by the exons ATGGCTCTCCAAGCAGCATCTCTGCTTCCTTCTGCATTTTCTATCCACAAAGAG GGTAAATCATGTGCTACTCTCAAGGACAGTAGCCTCTTTGGAGTTGCATTATCTTACAATCAAAAATCTAAGTTCATTCCTCCTGCTGCATGGAACAAG GAATTGACAAAGAAAATAGCAGCTGTACCTATTAGAGCACAAATAGCCGCTACCACACCAGCAGTCAACCAGTCTACCTCAGAACAGAAGAAAACCCTCAGGAAAGGCAATGTGATAATTACCGGAGCCTCCTCTGGTTTAGGACTAGCTACAGCAAAGGCTATAGGTGAAACAGGAGAGTGGCACGTTATAATGGCCTGCAGGGACTTCCTTAAGGCTGAGAAAGCAGCAAAATCCGTGGGCATTCCAAAGGAAAACTACACTGTCATGCATCTGGATCTCGCTTCCCTTGAAAGCGTCCGCCAATTTGTAGATACTTTCCGACGTTCAGGGAGGCCACTTGATGCGCTAGTCTGCAATGCTGCAGTGTACTTGCCGACTGCTAAAGAGCCAACTTTTACTGCTGACGGGTTTGAGCTTAGTGTGGGTACCAACCATCTTGGACATTTCCTGCTTTCAAGGTTGCTGCTAGATGACCTCAAGCAATCAGATTACCCACAAAAGCGCCTTATAATTGTTGGCTCCATTACAG GAAACACAAACACTTTGGCTGGAAACGTACCGCCAAAGGCTAATCTTGGAGATCTACGAGGACTATCAGGAGGGTTGAATAGTTTAAACTGCTCACCCATGATTGATGGAGGAGAATTTGACGGCGCCAAAGCCTACAAAGACAGCAAAGTCTGTAACATGCTTACCATGCAAGAGTTTCATAGGCGTTTCCACGAGGAGACTGGCATTGCCTTTGCGTCCCTCTATCCCGGCTGCATTGCTGAAACTGGTTTGTTTAGGAATCACATTCCCTTGTTCAGGGCTCTCTTCCCACCATTTCAGAAGTACATTACCAAAGGCTATGTATCTGAAGCAGAAGCAGGAAAAAGACTTGCACAG GTCGTACGTGATCCAAGCCTTTCAAAGTCTGGTGTCTACTGGAGTTGGAACAACACCTCCTCCTCGTTTGAGAACCAGCTCTCAAAAGAAGCCAGTGATGCAGAAAAGGCACGAAAGCTATGGGAGGTCAGTGAGAAGCTTGTTGGACTGGCTTAA